The stretch of DNA GGTTCGTACGCCGACATGGCGGTGCTGAGCGGCGATTACTTCACCGTCGCAGAGGACGAAATCCGCGCGATTGAGAGTTTACTAACGATCGTCGGCGGCCGTGTGGTATACGGCGCAAGCGAGTATGCGTCGCTTGCCCCCGCAACGCCGCCGGTAAGTCCCGACTGGTCGCCTGTCGCGAAGTTCGGCGGTTACGACAACACGAAGCCCACGCCACCGGCGCACCAGCACCTGCCGGTGATGGCCGCCGATGGGCGAGTATGGGAGACGGGCTGTGGGTGCGGCGTCTAACAGCCTGTTGAAATACGCCATCGTGGCGTATTTCAACCTCGCCAAGCTCGGAGCAAAGCTCGTCGCGGCTCGCAAAACAGCGGCTTTTTCAAAGCCGCTGTTTTTGATGATCGTATCCTTCGATCAAGCAGCCGGTTGTTCAACAGGCTGCTAAGGGGGGGAAGTTGTTGCGATAGAACTTTGGTCGCCCAAACGAAGCCGGAGTTCCCTCCCGAGTTCTAAGCCGGCTTTACCGCGAAGATGCGGACGCTCGCGGCGAACGCGTTGACGTTGTAGCGGGTCAAAAGATCGACGAGCTGGCTATGGATCTCGGAAGTCGCGACGGGCGGCGTTGAGCCACAGCAGCCGCCGAGCTCCACCACCGGGAGGCCATCCTCCGCCGGCGCGGGGACGCAGCAGGCCGCGTTTTCGGCTTTGGCGTAGGCGTTGAGGTCGGCGCCCGTGTCGAGAACCTCGACCGCTTCAAAGCCCGCGTCGCGGAGCGTCTGGCGGTACTCGTCGATGAGGATCGCGCCCGCTATGCAGCCGACATACGCCGACAGATTGGCGGCGACCTCTTCGGGAAGCATTTGCTTCAAGGCGATGTCGCTCACCGCGACGCGGCCGCCCGGCTTGAGCACCCGAAAGACCTCCCGCAGCACGGCGCCCTTGTCGGGGGCGAGGTTGATGACGCAGTTGCTGATGACGCAATCGACCGTTGCCTCTTCGAGCGGCAGCTTGTCGATCGTCGAGAGATGGAACTCGACGTTCTCGACCCGGCTCTTGGCGGCGTTGCGGCGGGCCAGGTCGATCATTTCCTGACTCATGTCGATGCCGATCGCCTTACCGGTCGGACCAACCTTCGGCGCCGCCAGCAGTACGTCGAGCCCGCCGCCGCAGCCGAGATCGACGACGACTTCGCCGGCACGCAGCCGAGCGGTCGCGGTGGGGTTGCCGCACGAGAGGCCCATGTTCGCCTCGGCGGGGATTGAGGCGAGTTCCTCAGCCGAGTAACCGAAGGCTTCCGCGACGGCCTTCACGCCGGCGTGGTCGCTCGAGAGCCCCCGCGTCGCGACGGCAGAATACTGTGTGCGGACTTGGTCGATGACTTCGTTCGAGGCGCTCATGCTTGGGCTCCGGAGGTAGTTGTTGGATTGCGTTGCCGTTTGATCTGAGCCGTGGGAAATATCGCTCGGTGTTAAACGTGTTCGGGCGACGCGGAGAACCATCCCTCAGTACGATTGGCGAAGGCCACTAACGCCAGCATCACCGGGACTTCCACCAAGACGCCCACCACCGTCGCCAACACGACGGGCGACGAGGGGCCGAAAAGCGTGATGGCGACCGCGACCGCCAGTTCAAAGAAATTCGAAGCGCCAATCATCCCCGCCGGCGCCGCGATGTTGTGGGGGCACCGCATCTTCTGGCAGGTCAAGTAAGCGATGAAGAAAATCAGCACCGTCTGAATCACCAGCGGGACCGCGATCAGCGCAATGTGCAGCGGGTTGTCGAGGATGACGTGTCCCTGGAAAGAGAAGATCAGTACGAGCGTCAGCAGCAAGCCGACGATGGTCACGTTATTGAAGCGGGCCAGGAACGTGTGGTTGAAGTAGTCAAGGCCGTGTCGCTTGATGACAGCGGCGCGCGTTGCGATCCCGGCAACGAGCGGAATCACGACGAAGAGCAGCACCGACAGCAGCAGCGTGCCCCACGGGATTGCCACCCCGCTCACCCCGAGCAGCAGCGCAACGATCGGGGTGAACGCGACCAAGATGATCAAGTCGTTGGTGGCGACCTGCACTACCGTGTATGCCGCATTGCCGCGTGTGAGATGGCTCCAGACAAAGACCATCGCTGTGCAGGGCGCCGCTCCGAGTAGGATGGCGCCGGCGAGGTAGTCCTTGGCGAGGTCGTGCGGAATCAATGACTTGAAGACGACAAAGAAGAAAAAAGCGGCGATCGCGAACATCGTGAAAGGTTTGATCAACCAATTGACCACCCACGTCACGTAGAGCCCCTTCGGGTTCGCGCCGACATATCGAATGCTGGCGAAATCGACCTTCATCATCATTGGGAAGATCATCAGCCAGATCAGCACCGCGATCGGGATCGAGACCTTTTCGTACTCGAATCGCCCGAGAAACTCGGGGATTGCCGGGAGGTACTTCCCGATCAGCGTCCCCGCCGCCATGCAGAGGGCGACCCAGTAGGTCAGATTCTTCTCGAAGAAGCCGATCGTGGCCGTGCTCTGGTCCATCTGAATCTCCTAAGGCGCGTTGGCGCCTGTCAGCGATCAACCTTGCAGTGATTGCGGCAGCGTCGCGACGTAGTCACGTAACTCGTCACGGACACGCCGGTAATGCCCAAGAGCCTCCACTTCGCTCGCCGCTTCGCGCGCCAAGCGCGGCGGGTCGTCGAACGGGCGATGCACCACTTTTGCGGCGCCGCGGAAGATCGGGCACGACTCGGCCGCGTTGTCGCAGACGGTGACGACGTAGTCGAACTCGACGTCCGCTAGTTCATCGACGTGCTTGCTGTGCTGCGGCGTGATATCGACGCCGGCCTCGGCCATGACGGCGATGGCGTGCGGATTCATGCCGTGCGTGGCGACGCCGGCCGAGTAGGCCTCCAGGGTGTCTGACTTCAGATGGTGGGCCCAGCCCTCGGCCATCTGGCTACGACACGAGTTGCCCGTGCAGAGAAAGAGCACCTTTAGCATTTGCAGTTCGCCTGTTGGCGGCAGAGTTCTTCGGGGGGCATTTTGAGGACGACCTTGAGGGTCTGCTGGTCGGCTTTGGCTTGCTTGTCGCGGGCAAGGCTTGCGAGCACCAATTCCAGCGCCTGCCGGGCTTCAACGGGCGAATCCTCTTCCGCGAGCCGAAAATGAGCCCAGCGGCCTTCCTTACGCGACTCGACGAGCCGCGCCTGGTGGAGCACCGACATGTGCTTCGACACGGTCGATGACGCCAACGCCAGGACCTCGACTATCTGGCAGAGACACAGTTCGCGGTCGCGCAATAGCCCCAGCGCGCGGACGCGGTTCTCGTCCGAGAGGGCTTTGGTGACAGCGAGGAGGTCTCTCATGATCGCCGGTGGATTTTACGTTTCGCCAACTAACGAAATATTAGATCGACAGCGGACTCCGGTCAACTGTGCTCGGAGACGAAAAGTCCGCAATGTGCCAAAGGACTGAACCACGACGGACACGAAGAACACGACGGCCTAATTGCCGAGACAACGTGACGCCTAGTGGCAGGCCGTCGTGCTCGTCGTGTCCGTCGTGGTGAGCTCTCTTTACTTCATCCGTTTAGAGACGGCTGTCCGTCGGGATGCGGCACGTCGTCCGGTCGCGCAGCCATGCGGCGAGCGCCGCACGGTGCGGCAAGAGCTGCGGGTCCTCGTCGTGCTCGGGGCCACGGGCGACATGCGTGACGACGAACGGCCCGTCGCGTTCGGGCAGGTCGTAGCCGCCAGGGTCGGTGACGAGGTACCAATCCCCCGTAGGCTCCATCCGCAGCCACGCCCGCGCGACGCCGGGAGAGTGATGCACGGTGAACTCCGTTTCCAACCAAGCGCTGTACCAACGCATCGGGCCCTCCTGGCTTTAATATGAGCGATCGAAAAAAGGAACTGTGGGAGGCGTCTCCAGACGCCGATTACGCGCACCATGTCTAATCGGAATGGATGCCGTAATCGGCGTCTGGAGACGCCTCCCACAGGAGATGCAAAAGGTTTAGCTGCGACGAAGCGCCGCTATTGCGGCGAGGCCGACAAGGGTCAGCAATGCGCTGGTCGGCTCGGGCACGGAGTTCAGCACGCCCACCGCGCCGGTCGGGAGGCCGAGGTAGTCGAAGCCGGCCGAGTCGTAGGTTAGCCAGTTGTCGAGGATCGCGTTGCCCAGCGAATCGCGGGCGACGCCCGTTAGCGTGCCGCCGGCGCCATCGGAGAGGTCGCCGCTGCCGACCACGTCGACGAGTCGCACGTAGTCGATCGCCGTGATATCCACGACGCCGCCGGTCACCAGCGGGTCGCTCGCCAGTTCGGCGAGATCGAACGGCGTGCCCCAGTTCGCGGTGTGCTTTCCGGCGAGGTTGTAGAGGTTCGTGGCGTCGTAGGCTTGGAAAGCTCCCGAGACCGTGGTCGGCACCGTGTTCAGCGAGACCGATGGGAAGCGGAGAAAGTCAACACCGTTGCTAGAGACTTCGACATAGGCAAGCTCAGCGAGCAGGCTCGTGGCGCCGCCGAATGCAAAGGCGTTTTCGAACACGGCGAAGTCGGGCCCGGCGCCGTCGGTGATCGGCTTGGCGAACCCGAGCGTGATCGCGCCCGGGGCGTCGATGCCGATGAACCCGTAGGTGTCAGTCGTGCTGTCAATATCGCCGCTGAACGGATCGCTAACCGCCGAGCCGGCATGGAAGTTGTTGGGTTCGGCGCCGGTTTGCGGAGCGTAGAGCTTGTTGAAGGGCGCGTTGGCGCCACCCGGCGCGGCGACGGGGCTGTAGAGTTCACCCAAGGAACTCAATGCGGTAGCGGGTTTGCTGAAGTTGGCGCCAACGCCGGGCGACGGCGCGTAGTTGACGACCGAAGACTCGAACGTTGTGATGCTCGCACGGGCAATCGGGTTGTCCGGCGCCCCGGCGGTGACGCCAGAGTAGCTCGAGTAGGGACCCGCTTGGGCGACGCCGATCGTGGCGCCGAGAGCGATTAAAGGGAGACTGGTGCGGATCATGAGTTGCAACTCCTGCAGTCAAAAGAAGGAAACGCGGATAGCGACGTCGCCAACCGCTGTCAAATACGGAAGAGCGAACGCCGGCCCGCCGCTGCGCACCGGTGGCGCAGAGGAGATGGAGACGCATGGGACTCGAGCGAGAATGAAAGCGGCGTTAGCACTCGCGCACCGTCAGCCGTGGCGCAGGGCAGGAGCCCTTCACCCAACGGCGTACGCCGTCACAGCACGGAGACACGGGAACAACGCAGCGATGAATGCGACGGCGGCTTTCCCTCGAAGCCGATCCGATGCCACGCGTTGGTAGGTCTTCTGACTCCCGGGCTCGCCGTGCCCTGCCTTCTCACTCACCTTCGCTTGATGCGAAAGGTGGGTAATGGCTCTGAAGAAGGGGCTCGGCGTGTGTCGCCCGGTTACAGCGGCGGGGCCGTCCCGGAATCACACCGGGTTCCCTGTTACGTCGGCCTCGCAAGGGGCGAGACCGACCACCAACACACTGCCCAGCGTTGTAGACCGCCATGCGGCGGTTGTCTAGCGTCGGCTTGCGAAATCCTGCTGGCGCCTAAAAAAGGGAAGATTGAACCACGAAGGGCACGAAGGACACGACGGCCAACTTGGCGGGGCTACGCCTGTCCCATTGGCAATCTCTTTGTGCCCTTTGTGGTTCCCTACCCTTTCTTGGCGCTTGCGATGGGCCTACGCCAGTGGTCAGTATAGGGCAGAAACTCTTGGCCCCTCGACTTGGTTGGATGCGATGACGAGAACTCTTTTGTTGCTGCTGATCGGCTTCGCGCCGACGTTTGCTCGTGGCGAGGCCGATCCGATTGCCGAGGGGTCTTGGACGCTCGCGGTTCTGCCCGATACGCAGATCTACGCCGAGGCGTATCCGCAGCACTACGACGCGCAGACGCGTTGGCTCGTGGAGCACGCCGACTCGCACAACATCCGCTTCGTGCTCCACGAGGGGGACGTCACCAATCAGAACACGCCCGAGCAGTGGGACAACGCGCGGAAGTCGATGTCGCTGCTCGACGGCAAGCTGCCTTACGCGATCGCACCGGGCAACCACGACTACGGCCCGGGCGGGAACGCGGCCGATCGGGTGAGCTTCTTCAACGAATCCAAATACTTCGGCCCCGTGTCGCCGTACGCGATCCAGCCGAGCCTCGGCGGGCGTTACGAAGAGACGACGACGGATAACACTTGGCATACGTTCGATGCCAACGGGCAGAAGTGGCTCGTTGTTGCTTTAGAGTTTGCGCCGCGTGATGAAGTCGTCGTCTGGGCTGACAGGATCGTCGCCGAGCACGCCGACCTGCCGGCGATCCTCGTGACACACGCTTACATGTACTCGGACGACACGATCTACGATTGGCGGGCGAAGGGCGCCAAGCAGTCGTGGAACCCCCACGCCTACGGCGTCGCCAAGCAGCCCGGCGAGACCGTCAACGACGGGCAAGAGCTGTGGGACAAGCTCGTCTCGAAGCACAAGAACTTCCGCTTGGTGTTCAACGGCCACGTCCTCAACGACGGCACGGGCTACCGTAGCACCAAGGGCATTGAGGGGAACATCGTCCACCAGATGCTGGCAAACTACCAGTTCAAGAAGGAGGGCGGCCAGGGCGACCTGCGGCTGCTGGAGTTCAGTCAGGATGGCGACGTGGCCGTGAGGACCTACTCGCCCGTCCTCGACCGCCACGACCGCGCGGACGACCAAGAGTTTAAGATCCGGCTAGACGAGTTGGGGCGGAAGTAGAAGGTCCGGACGGCGGGGAGCTTCCCTGACTAGAGCGTCTCCGCCGCCCAGCTATCGAGCCAATACGCAACCTAGAATCCTTCGACCAGAACAGCGAGCCATGACCACAATCTTCTTCTACGCGGCTGCAACGATCATCGGTGGGCTGTTCGCTTTGCTTGGCCTTGTTGTGGGTCTTGGACTGCTCGCCTACTTCTTAGAGGCGAAAGGGTTTATCAAGAACGAGGGCGTCGCTTGCAAGAACTCTCCGTAGCAGATTCCTTCAACAAGATTCAGAAGCCAACGATTTTCGCCTCGCTGGCTCTTCTGGTATAAGATGCCGCTAGGCTCCTGGCGATCGCCGGAGGCGTGGACTTGTCTCTCTTCTAAGCGAGGCGTTCGATAAACGGCCCTACTCGCTCAGACGGCTCTCGGCCGTCGTGGTGGTTCTCCTCTTGGCGGCGGGCGCCTACGCCTACTGGTCGGCGGTTGCAGCGGCGCCGATGCGGTTGCCGCAAAACTCGATCATGGTCCTCGCTCCGTACCGCTACAACGGGACGTGGGTGTTCGACGACGAGCGTGTCGGCCTCGTGCGCGAGCCCTTCGTCGCGGGGGTGCCTGAGATGATCGATGTCCTGGTGGCCGACATTCCCGACGCCGACAAAGGGTTCCGGCTGACATTCTCCGCCAAGCCTTTCCCCGATTATGAGAAGAAGCTGACCCGCACGCGCAGCGATGGCGTCGGCAACTACTACCGGCTCGACGACCCGACAATCGAAGGGCCGCCGATGGAAGGTTGGATCTGCCCAGCGCTGTTCAAATACTACGACGCGGCGCCGGCAGAGTTGTACGTGAGGGCCGACCCGTCGCGCAGTTAATCGATTCCGGTTCGCTCGGACCATCGATCGACGCCTACCGATTCGTCTGAGCCTTGGGCGCGAACCCTCGGCGGACATCGGGCGCCGCCTTCCTACCGAGGGCGCAGATTCAACGAACGAGTTGGCTCTCGTTAACGGACACTTTCTAAGACGCCGCTCGCGAGACGCACCGGTTGTTGGTCGATCACTGGTGGGAGGGTGCGGATTTCGGCGGCGTGTTGGGCGTAGCCTTGCGGGTCGAGCGTGGCGACGTGTTCCATGAGCACACGGCGCACTTCAGCGATCGTCTGTGGGTGACGGTGCAGCATGACGTGGTCCTCGGGGACGACCACTTGCGACGCGAGCTGCGGCAGGTCGTCGAGGCGAGCGCTGTCGAGCGACACAACGCCGTCGCCGCGCGTCGTGAACCAGCTGGTGAACGCGCTGCGTGGCTCGTCGCCGACGACGTTGTGATACCGCACCCACGGCCCCGACTTGGCGGCCAGCAGCGCCGGCAGCATCGGCGACTCGGGCGACAGCGAGTCGATGCTCGTCATCACGCGCGCCGCGATTTGCGGACGGAAGAAGCCGGGGTTGCGACGGAACAGTTCTTGTTGCCGCGCCATCGTCTGCATCGGGAAGGCAATCAGCTTGGCGCCCACCCACTGCGTGAAGCCGTTGGCGAACATGCTGCCGCGGTGCGGCGTGCCGATCGTCACGACGCGTTGCACCGAGGGGTTCGGCTGGAAGAAGAACAGGTTCGACATGTACTGCCGAACTTCGGGGTCGGCGTCGAGTTCTTTGAATTCGCGGTCGGTAACGATCCGCCAGAAGTCCTGCCCGCTGTCCACCGTCTGCAGCCGCGACAAGAGCCCCCCCATGCTGTGGCCGACGAGCACTGTCTGATCCAGCGCGTAGGCGGTGTGCGTGGGATCGACCGTCTGCCTCAGCTCGGCAAGGTCCTTACGCATCTGCGCGGCGCTGACCCAGAAGGGATGGCCGGTCGGATAGAGATAGAACCAGAATTGATAGCGACTGCGGACGCGCGGATCGCTGCGGAGGTCGTTGAACATCTCCATCCACGTCGCAGGGCTCGACCAGAGGCCGTGCACCATGACGACGGGGATGCGGTTGGGGTCGTACGGCTCGAGGAGGTAGAGCCCCTCCTGCTGCTTGACGCTGTCGGGCTTCAACAAGCCGATCGTCGAGACGTCGCGGTCTTGGAGGTCGGGCTGATCGAGGTAGTACGCCAGCGGCGTCGTCAGGTCGGTCTCGAGCGGCGCCCGGCGGCCGGCAAGCTGGAAGGTCTTGTGGTCGGTCGTATCGTGCAGCTCAAGCACCAGCCGCACGCCCCCCTCGGGACGCGCCGGCGTCGGCTCGTAGCTCTCGGCGCGGGCCACCGCGGTGAGCGGGTAGCAGAGCTTGCGGGGGTAGAACTTGTCCTGGGGCTGATCGCGGTCGGGGTGATGACGGATCGCGATTAGCGGCGTGCCGATGCCGGTAGTGTGGTAGTGGTTCCGGAGGGCGAGCACCTGGAAGTCGCTGGCGAACTCGAAGCTCTGGAAGTCAGCCTCGGTCCAGCGCTGGCTGTGCAGCTCGATAGCGACCGAGCAAGCCCCATGGGTCAGCGGCAGAGGGACGAGCGCGCCGGGCTTGACCTGATCCCGCTCTCTCAGCAGCCGTAGCAGGGCCTTGAGCGAGTCGTTGTACCGCCGCGTCGTACCGGGGATGCGCTGCCGCTCATCGGCCGCTAGAGCCCGGTAGCCGTGGACCAGCGATTCGGCGTAGAAGCCGACGGCCGCGTCGGGGTCGTCTTTGACGAGGCTATCCGCCTCGGTCGCCGCAAGCTCGGCGAGGGCGAACTCCAAGTCGGGCGCCAGCGTGCTGTGCGCCTCTTGCTCAAGCAATTCCAGCAGCTTGGCGCGCTGGTCGGGCTTAGTGGGATCAAGCCCCCTTGGCTGGGCGACCGCCAGTGTGGCGTCCGACAGTGCGGCGCGCCCATCACGAGACCAGAGCAACCGCGCCGCATAGGCTTGGTCGGCGGGTCGGCGTTCGATCCACTGCTCACTAGTTGCACACCCTGTACAGAGGGCGACAACGGTGAGGATCACCGCAGCGAGAGCCGGCGATTGAGTCAATCGGCTGAACGCCACTGCGGCACGCATCGGGCGAGATCTTCCCGGCACGCGTCGGCCCGCGATTACGCACGGGCCTCTCAAGTTAGAACACTCTGCCGGACGCGAGGCACGCTACGGAGATCACGCCAACGCGTCAATGCGAGTGTCTTCCGCGGTCAAACCGCATCAAGCCGACGCGGCGGCGCGGCAGTCAGCGTTCATCAGCATCAACGAAATCGGGGAGTCTTCGTCCATCTCGAACTCGGTGACGGACTCCTTCAACTCGCCGCGGAGGATACGCACATCGCGAGGCGCCTGCACTGCCAGCGCGACACGGTTACCCGAGACACGGCGGACTTCGATCGTGATATCCTGTCCGATCTGGATTTGCTCACCGGTCTTACGGCTAAGAACTAGCATCGCTGGGCTCTCCTGTGCGCGGTTAAGGGGCGACTCCGCCGCCGATTGTGAAGTAGACGATCATACGGGTGTGCACACGGCGTGCCTAATTCGAGCTTTAGAGCGATTGAGCAGATTTTTTCGTCGTTTTCATTGCCTGCCAAAGAGATTACTTGGAGCCACCCCCACGACGCCTGCCGATGAAGAGTTGTTTGAGCGTCTCTGTATGGGACGAATTTCGTATCGGCAAGTCTCGCTTTGAGACGATTCCGGAGCCCGCCAGGGCCGGGTTGCACGCCAGGCCTGGGTCGTTTCCTCTGGTAGGCGACCGCCGCTCCACCCCTTTGAGTGACCCGACGTGATTGACAAAAACGCCCTGAAAGGCAGGCAGAACCGCCTCGTCGCCGAACTCCAACGACTCAAGTGCGGGATGGCGGTCCTGTTGCGACCCGAGTCGATCCAGTGGCTCACCGGCGCCTACGTCGGTCCGTTGTTCCAACCCGTCGCCGCCATCGACGACCAGGGGACCGTCACCCTCGTCTTGCCAAGCCGCAAGGCAGAGTTGCCGGTGCTAGCGGACAACGTGCGGACTTACGAAGAGAAGCGGCTCTCGACGATGCGAGACGCCAGCGATCAGCGCCACGAAGCCATCTTGGTGCTACTCGATTCATTCGGATCGGCGCCGAGTCGGGCCGGGTGCGAGTTCTCCCTCGCTCCGCAGTCGCTGTACGGCGCGCTGCACGGCGATTGGATCGACTTCGACTCGGTAATGTTCCGCCTGCGTCGCAAGAAGGACGCCGACGAGCTAGCAATGATGGCGACCGCCAATCGCGCCAACGAGGCGATGTACGCTCGGGCGCGTGAGATCATCGAGCCGGGCCTCAACGAGCTTGATCTCTACAGCGAAATGCACCGCGTCGCCGTGCGGACGCTGGGCGAGCCGCTGACGTACTTTGGCCAGGACTTCCGCTGCAACGCCCGCGGCGGGGCGCCCCGCGACCGCGCCGCCGAGGCCGGCGAGCTGTGGGTCCTCGACCTGGGCGTCGGCTACCGCGGCTACTACACGGACAACGCCCGCACGATCGCCGTCAGCGAGCCGACCGACGCCCAGCGATCGGCCTGGGAGCAACTCGCCGCCGTGTTCCCGATGGTCGAGGGAAAGGTGCGACCGGGCGTGAAGTGCCGTGAGGTCTTCGACGAGTCGGCGGCGATGCTAGCGGTCGCGGCGCCGTGGGTGTTCAACCACCACCTCGGCCATGGCGTCGGTCTCGCGCCGCATGAGGGGCCGCACCTCAACCCGAACTGGGACGACACGTTTGAGGTCGGCGATTACTTCACCGCCGAACCGGGGCTCTACCACGACGACCTGCGTCATGGCCTGCGGCTCGAGCAGAATTACGTCGTCACCGAGACGGGCGTCGATTTGCTGACGGATTGGCCGTTGGGCCTTCAGGACGGGCTCGCCTAGGCGTAGCGGCTCCCATCCGTGAACGTCTGAGCCGTGGGCGGCAGCCCTCGGAGTGGAGGGCGGGTTGCGCTGCACTCCGAGGGCTGCCGCCCACGGCTCAGACGCAACGGTTTGGCGAAGCGTGCACTAGTATCGCCCGCACGCATTCGGCTTCCGCGAACGAGAGTCTCTCCCTACACTCCGCCGCGCGTTGGGCGCCTTGCCGCCTGCGCTGATGACACGACGGAGCACGCCAGGATGAACGGCCTTGTCGATATCCACTGCCACCTGCTGCCGGGCATTGACGACGGCGCCGCGGACCTCGAAGCGTCGCTGGCGATGGCGCGGATGTCGGTCGAGCAAGGCGTCGAGACGATCGTCGTCACGCCGCACCAGTTGGGCGCCTTCGAGTGCAATCGCGGCGACGACATCCGTCGTCGCACGGCCGAGCTGCAAGCCGAACTGACGCGGCACGACATCCCGCTGCGGGTGCTGCCGGGCGCCGACGTACGGATCGAAGACCACATGATCGCTGGCCTGCAGTCGGGTGACGTCCTCTCGCTCGGCGATCATCGCCGCCACGTGCTGCTCGAGTTGCCGCACGAATTGTACTTCCCGTTGGAGCCGGTGCTCAACGGTCTGAAGCGGATCGGCATGGCGGGCGTCCTCTCGCACCCCGAACGCAACGCAGGCTTGCTGGCGCGCCAGGACTTGATCGAGTCGCTCGTCGACGACGGCTGCTTGATGCAGGTGACGGCGGGCAGCCTTGTCGGCGGCTTCGGACCCGACAGCCAAGCGATGGCCGAGCGGATGGCGAGCCGCGGCTTGATCCACTTCCTCTCAACCGACGGGCACAGCCCGAAACGACGCCGCCCACGGCTTGGCGAGGCGTACACGAGGGCGGTCGAACTCGTCGGTGAAGACGCCGCCCGCCTGTGGTGCAGCGAGAACCCCCGGGCGGTCGCTGAAGGCCGTGAGGTCGTTCCTGGTCCGATTGTGGTCCGTAAGCCACGGCGGGGCTGGTCGCTGTTTTCTCGAGGTGCGGCCTGATGGCGGGGCGCGCGGCCGCTACGCCGCTAACGCGCCGCCAGGCGCTCGCCGCGATCGTCGCCGGCGCCGCCTGGTCCGTTTCATCGCGCGCCCGCGCTGCGGTCGAGCCGACATGGGTCGATCAACGGCGCGTCGGTCCGTTCGTTTGTCGCTCCGCGTTTCCTCTGGATGACGCGTTGTTGGCCGACGCCGACCTTGCGAGCCTCGAACGCGAACTGCGACGGGTCCTGGCGCTCGGGCCTTGCAAGAACCAAGTCGAAGTGGTGCTGCTCAACGACGCCCAGCAGCACCGCCGCTACATCGCCGAACGTCACCCCACGGCGCCCTACCGGCGCGCCCTGTATTACCAAACGAAGCAGCGGGCCGTGATCTACGCCTACCGGCACTCCGAGCTGGCGATCGACCTGCGACACGAGTGCACGCACGCCCTGCTTCACGCCGACCTGCCGATGGTGCCGTTGTGGCTCGACGAGGGGTTGGCGGAGTACTTCGAACCCCGTCCGGCCGACCGCGCTCATGGGCCGGATCATCTCGAAGGGGTAGTGTCGGAGGCGGCGCGGGGTCGGCTGGTAGCGCTAACGACGCTCGAAGCCAAGCACGACCTCGCCGAGATGGCGGACATTGATTACCGCTACGCCTGGGCGTGGACGCACTTCCTCCTTCACGGCCCGGCTGCCGCCTCGATGCAGTTGTGGGCAACGCTGGCGGCGCTGCGGCGTTACGAGCCGCCAACGCCGATGTCGCAGCGGCTTGCCGCGACGCTCGGTTCTCCGGAAACAGCGTTTGCGGAGCATTTCCGGGCCTGGCCGCGCGTGTTGCGCGCTTCGCGCCAGCATGCTGGCGCCAGCCGGTGACTTTTCCGAACAAGTAGTCCAGGAATAGCTGGAGAATGTCGCTTCCGCTCGCCGATCGCAGCAGTGGTGGATGAAAATGTTCTCTGACGCTGCTGCCCTGCGCAGGAGCTTTGAACTATTCCTTCGGTCTCGACCGAACGCCTCACGGACGAGTCCCGTCATTACGGAGAGAGGACGAGCATGAAGATTGTTGTCGCCCAACGCATCGCCGCGGCGATGGCGTGTTTCGGCATGCTGATTCAGCCCGCGTTGGCGGGCGCCCCGATCGTTGAATCGGCGCCGGCGGTTGCCGATATCGCTCTGAGCAATGGCGGGGTGTTTGTTGGCAAAGTGGTGACCGCCCAGGGCGCACCGCTCGCCAAGGTTGCTGTCTCGCTGCAACAAGCCGGCAACGAAGTCGCCAAGACGACGACCGACGCCGAAGGCGTGTTCGCCGTGCAAGGCTTGCGTGGCGGACTGTATCAGGTGGTCTCCGAAGGCGGCGTCGTGTCCTACCGTCTCTG from Botrimarina mediterranea encodes:
- the arsB gene encoding ACR3 family arsenite efflux transporter, producing the protein MDQSTATIGFFEKNLTYWVALCMAAGTLIGKYLPAIPEFLGRFEYEKVSIPIAVLIWLMIFPMMMKVDFASIRYVGANPKGLYVTWVVNWLIKPFTMFAIAAFFFFVVFKSLIPHDLAKDYLAGAILLGAAPCTAMVFVWSHLTRGNAAYTVVQVATNDLIILVAFTPIVALLLGVSGVAIPWGTLLLSVLLFVVIPLVAGIATRAAVIKRHGLDYFNHTFLARFNNVTIVGLLLTLVLIFSFQGHVILDNPLHIALIAVPLVIQTVLIFFIAYLTCQKMRCPHNIAAPAGMIGASNFFELAVAVAITLFGPSSPVVLATVVGVLVEVPVMLALVAFANRTEGWFSASPEHV
- a CDS encoding PEP-CTERM sorting domain-containing protein (PEP-CTERM proteins occur, often in large numbers, in the proteomes of bacteria that also encode an exosortase, a predicted intramembrane cysteine proteinase. The presence of a PEP-CTERM domain at a protein's C-terminus predicts cleavage within the sorting domain, followed by covalent anchoring to some some component of the (usually Gram-negative) cell surface. Many PEP-CTERM proteins exhibit an unusual sequence composition that includes large numbers of potential glycosylation sites. Expression of one such protein has been shown restore the ability of a bacterium to form floc, a type of biofilm.); translated protein: MIRTSLPLIALGATIGVAQAGPYSSYSGVTAGAPDNPIARASITTFESSVVNYAPSPGVGANFSKPATALSSLGELYSPVAAPGGANAPFNKLYAPQTGAEPNNFHAGSAVSDPFSGDIDSTTDTYGFIGIDAPGAITLGFAKPITDGAGPDFAVFENAFAFGGATSLLAELAYVEVSSNGVDFLRFPSVSLNTVPTTVSGAFQAYDATNLYNLAGKHTANWGTPFDLAELASDPLVTGGVVDITAIDYVRLVDVVGSGDLSDGAGGTLTGVARDSLGNAILDNWLTYDSAGFDYLGLPTGAVGVLNSVPEPTSALLTLVGLAAIAALRRS
- the arsM gene encoding arsenite methyltransferase codes for the protein MSASNEVIDQVRTQYSAVATRGLSSDHAGVKAVAEAFGYSAEELASIPAEANMGLSCGNPTATARLRAGEVVVDLGCGGGLDVLLAAPKVGPTGKAIGIDMSQEMIDLARRNAAKSRVENVEFHLSTIDKLPLEEATVDCVISNCVINLAPDKGAVLREVFRVLKPGGRVAVSDIALKQMLPEEVAANLSAYVGCIAGAILIDEYRQTLRDAGFEAVEVLDTGADLNAYAKAENAACCVPAPAEDGLPVVELGGCCGSTPPVATSEIHSQLVDLLTRYNVNAFAASVRIFAVKPA
- a CDS encoding arsenate reductase ArsC — translated: MLKVLFLCTGNSCRSQMAEGWAHHLKSDTLEAYSAGVATHGMNPHAIAVMAEAGVDITPQHSKHVDELADVEFDYVVTVCDNAAESCPIFRGAAKVVHRPFDDPPRLAREAASEVEALGHYRRVRDELRDYVATLPQSLQG
- a CDS encoding ArsR/SmtB family transcription factor, giving the protein MRDLLAVTKALSDENRVRALGLLRDRELCLCQIVEVLALASSTVSKHMSVLHQARLVESRKEGRWAHFRLAEEDSPVEARQALELVLASLARDKQAKADQQTLKVVLKMPPEELCRQQANCKC